The following proteins are encoded in a genomic region of Mesorhizobium sp. AR02:
- a CDS encoding CsbD family protein, with amino-acid sequence MDWNRVEGNWKQVKGKVKEKWGKLTDDDLDRIAGKREQLEGKIQERYGIEKDRVRRDIDDWYARQKW; translated from the coding sequence ATGGACTGGAACCGCGTCGAAGGAAATTGGAAGCAGGTCAAAGGCAAGGTTAAGGAAAAGTGGGGCAAACTCACCGATGACGACCTTGACCGCATCGCTGGCAAGCGCGAGCAACTCGAAGGCAAGATTCAAGAGCGCTACGGGATCGAGAAAGACCGCGTACGCCGGGATATAGACGATTGGTATGCACGGCAGAAGTGGTAG
- a CDS encoding IS110 family transposase, with protein MSLRNAPRPAAVYGVDIGKNIFHVVGTDSGGEPVQRARFRRDTLLQFFARAAPAIVGMESCAGSQWIARRLQALGHKVRLIPAQFVKPYVKSNKSDIIDAEAIAEAATRPTMRFAAIKSEKQADLQALHRVRDQMIGTRTRLINQMRAFCLEYGIALRQGAGLFKLDLPLVLDDASNDLSPAMRKLLTDLFADLRRLEQRIDDVTREIAAIADREDVARRLMTIPGIGALGATALLAAVGNGRQFQKARDLAAWLGLVPREHSTGGKQKLLGISKRGNRYVRKLLVHGARSCFRHLDRTRDRLGSWLDGLQSRMHPNKAVVALAAKMARIVWVVLTKPGALYERRDPAFA; from the coding sequence ATGTCCCTACGCAATGCGCCGCGCCCTGCGGCAGTCTATGGAGTCGATATCGGCAAGAATATCTTCCACGTCGTCGGCACGGACAGCGGCGGCGAGCCCGTCCAGCGAGCTCGCTTCCGACGCGACACGCTGCTGCAGTTCTTTGCGCGAGCAGCGCCGGCGATCGTCGGGATGGAATCGTGCGCAGGATCACAATGGATTGCCAGGAGACTGCAAGCGCTGGGGCACAAGGTTCGCCTGATCCCGGCGCAGTTCGTGAAGCCCTACGTGAAGTCAAACAAGAGTGACATTATCGATGCCGAGGCCATCGCCGAAGCGGCCACTCGGCCGACAATGCGGTTCGCTGCGATCAAGAGCGAGAAACAGGCTGACCTCCAGGCTCTGCATCGGGTGCGCGACCAGATGATCGGAACGCGAACTCGTCTCATCAACCAGATGCGGGCGTTTTGCCTGGAATACGGCATTGCATTGAGACAGGGAGCGGGCCTGTTCAAGCTCGACTTGCCGCTGGTCCTCGACGATGCGTCGAACGACCTCTCGCCGGCGATGCGTAAACTGCTCACGGATCTGTTCGCCGACCTGCGCCGGCTGGAGCAGCGCATCGACGACGTGACGAGGGAGATCGCCGCGATTGCAGATCGAGAGGATGTTGCCCGCCGGCTCATGACGATCCCGGGGATCGGAGCACTGGGCGCTACCGCCCTTCTTGCGGCGGTCGGCAACGGACGTCAATTCCAGAAAGCCCGCGACCTGGCTGCATGGCTGGGCCTTGTCCCAAGGGAACACTCGACCGGAGGCAAGCAGAAGCTCCTCGGCATCAGCAAGCGCGGGAACCGCTACGTCCGCAAGCTCCTTGTTCATGGCGCGCGATCCTGCTTCCGACATCTGGACCGAACACGGGATCGTCTTGGAAGCTGGCTCGATGGCCTGCAGAGCAGAATGCACCCGAACAAGGCCGTTGTTGCACTCGCCGCCAAGATGGCGCGCATTGTCTGGGTTGTCCTGACCAAGCCGGGAGCGCTCTACGAACGCAGGGATCCTGCATTCGCCTGA
- a CDS encoding GCG_CRPN prefix-to-repeats domain-containing protein: MGSGPSSAFPLGVPNPHVASAPAENVRYGCGRGWHPNRWGRCVPNRRVVVRPVVRGPVIIYRPGWHYRHWHYWH; the protein is encoded by the coding sequence ATGGGCAGTGGCCCATCTTCTGCATTCCCATTGGGCGTGCCAAACCCACATGTCGCATCGGCCCCGGCCGAAAACGTGCGCTACGGTTGCGGCCGCGGTTGGCATCCAAACCGCTGGGGTCGCTGTGTGCCCAATCGACGTGTTGTAGTTCGCCCTGTGGTTCGGGGCCCCGTGATAATCTATCGACCGGGTTGGCACTACCGTCATTGGCATTATTGGCACTAA
- a CDS encoding YihY/virulence factor BrkB family protein, with translation MSDRADHKRSGILGDQPSDLITARGWVAVWAVFRQALLRLWDDEALPLAGNIAFRMVLAMFPFLVFVSSLTAFIGDPSMANRLVEFLIQIIPAPLVNTLINEVRAVLTVRRGGVASVGVLLTIWFAIGGVDSVRVGLNRAYDIREHRSVLVIFLLEVVAVIGGALILVVVAYLLVVGSLVGSAAHRLLPTFQPGLFTLDLVRYPSAVAILAGALFAAHVFLPARRTRFSSLWPGVLFTVSVWMGLAGGFSLYLARFANYASYYAGLAGVIAALYFLYLSALVLIFGGEINRAIRIRRLARALTVSG, from the coding sequence ATGTCTGACAGGGCCGACCATAAACGTTCGGGCATCCTCGGCGATCAGCCCTCGGATTTGATCACGGCGCGCGGCTGGGTAGCCGTCTGGGCAGTCTTTCGTCAGGCCCTGCTGCGGCTCTGGGACGACGAGGCGTTGCCGCTCGCCGGAAATATCGCCTTCCGCATGGTCTTGGCAATGTTTCCGTTTCTCGTCTTCGTCAGTTCGCTTACGGCCTTCATAGGCGATCCAAGCATGGCCAATCGCCTTGTTGAATTTCTGATCCAAATTATCCCCGCTCCATTGGTGAACACATTGATCAATGAAGTTCGCGCCGTTCTAACGGTAAGACGGGGTGGAGTGGCAAGCGTCGGTGTCTTGCTGACTATCTGGTTTGCAATTGGCGGCGTTGACAGCGTTCGTGTAGGATTGAATCGCGCCTACGACATCAGGGAACATCGATCTGTCTTGGTAATCTTTCTGCTTGAAGTCGTGGCGGTAATTGGCGGAGCTCTAATACTAGTCGTTGTCGCATACCTCCTAGTCGTAGGTTCGCTTGTTGGTTCCGCGGCGCATCGGTTATTGCCCACCTTTCAGCCTGGATTGTTCACACTTGATCTGGTGCGCTACCCGTCCGCAGTGGCAATTCTGGCGGGCGCCTTGTTCGCGGCACATGTCTTCCTGCCGGCACGTCGGACAAGATTTTCCAGCCTTTGGCCGGGAGTACTCTTCACTGTTTCGGTTTGGATGGGATTGGCTGGAGGTTTTTCGTTATATCTGGCCCGATTCGCCAATTATGCGAGTTATTACGCTGGGTTGGCGGGCGTGATTGCCGCCTTGTACTTTCTTTATCTTTCGGCGCTGGTTCTGATATTTGGCGGCGAGATTAATCGAGCGATTCGGATCAGGCGGTTGGCGCGTGCGCTTACTGTCAGTGGCTAA
- a CDS encoding sensor histidine kinase → MKNQFAVILSMVKQTSQRTENVQQFESRIRERIMALARSHDLLVSEDWRGATIDDLLKAQTELLSQRHRIAASGPSVLLSPMAVQYLGMAFHELGANAAMYGALSDYEGQIDVTWSIADEGRRIVARTDMERTRRARPSGHLERRLRKCRIGADRTGGAWWNRPSDKTGQRIDVEIARGRCGTWKLRR, encoded by the coding sequence GTGAAGAACCAGTTTGCGGTCATCCTCTCAATGGTAAAGCAGACCAGCCAGCGCACCGAAAACGTGCAACAATTCGAATCGCGCATTCGCGAGAGGATCATGGCGCTCGCGCGTTCGCATGACCTCCTCGTCAGCGAAGACTGGCGTGGGGCGACAATCGACGATCTTCTAAAGGCGCAAACTGAGTTGCTTTCTCAGAGGCACCGGATCGCTGCGTCGGGGCCATCGGTTCTCCTGTCGCCCATGGCTGTGCAATATCTTGGCATGGCCTTCCACGAACTGGGTGCCAATGCGGCGATGTATGGTGCGCTATCCGATTACGAAGGACAAATCGACGTCACATGGAGCATTGCCGACGAAGGACGGCGAATAGTGGCTCGAACTGATATGGAACGAACGCGACGGGCCCGACCTAGCGGCCATCTCGAAAGGCGGCTTCGGAAATGTCGTATTGGCGCGGATCGCACCGGAGGCGCTTGGTGGAACCGGCCGTCTGACAAGACTGGACAACGGATTGATGTGGAAATTGCACGCGGCCGATGCGGCACTTGGAAGCTCCGACGGTGA
- a CDS encoding PAS domain-containing protein, protein MLDSIKRGERIQHFETVRRRKNGKLIPISLTVSPIRDEHGVVVGASKIARDISDRSRAKIRSARYCAKSTTA, encoded by the coding sequence GTGCTCGACAGCATCAAGCGTGGCGAGCGTATCCAACACTTCGAGACGGTGCGCCGTCGCAAGAATGGTAAACTGATCCCGATCTCACTCACCGTATCGCCGATCCGGGATGAGCACGGCGTCGTCGTCGGCGCCTCCAAAATTGCGCGCGATATTTCCGATCGATCCAGAGCCAAAATCAGATCCGCGCGCTACTGCGCGAAGTCAACCACCGCGTGA
- the tnpA gene encoding IS66-like element accessory protein TnpA, with translation MGQITLLTGPERRRRWNEEERRQILEEAFSPGACVTQVAQRHDVSTALIYTWRRKLCEHVPDPCLTEAVVVDEDVGHPLEHRPAIVVELVKGCRVNIFAGATPTLVTAVVKALR, from the coding sequence ATGGGTCAGATCACGTTGCTCACCGGCCCCGAACGTCGGCGGCGGTGGAACGAGGAGGAACGGCGCCAGATTTTAGAGGAGGCGTTTTCGCCCGGAGCCTGTGTGACGCAGGTGGCGCAGCGGCATGACGTTTCGACGGCGCTGATCTACACTTGGCGTCGCAAGCTGTGCGAACACGTCCCGGACCCGTGCCTTACAGAGGCGGTGGTTGTCGATGAAGACGTCGGCCATCCACTGGAGCACCGGCCGGCTATTGTCGTGGAGCTGGTAAAGGGCTGCCGGGTGAACATCTTCGCGGGAGCGACGCCCACGCTGGTTACGGCAGTGGTAAAGGCACTGCGGTGA
- a CDS encoding cation:proton antiporter, translating to MLGAFVAGILVGESPILSSHIEGQLRGVITALFMPIFFGMAGLSADLTVLADPTLAMLTVALVVIASVGKFSGAFIGGRFARMSFKEATAVGSAMNARGSTEVIVASIGLSMNILSHNLFTMIVTTAVITTLAMPPMLRWALGRLPVSEDEKQRVDREALDEHGFVSKLERLLVLVDDSKIGKFTASLAGLVGGGSGMPTTLLHLKDGRVDRPTDATGAERALKEIEKGAQKSAEAVKRTEDTLVDKVHLTARTESQATGEIIAEEARKGYGLLLVGLDNVLTEKGSFTPALNDITRGFDGPLCLVLNRSGGADKMPTFKAGTSILVPVNGTEVARRAAASGWSGFDKFVG from the coding sequence GTGCTAGGTGCTTTTGTCGCCGGCATCCTGGTCGGGGAATCGCCGATCTTGTCCAGCCACATCGAGGGCCAGCTTCGCGGCGTCATCACCGCGCTATTCATGCCGATCTTCTTCGGCATGGCCGGGCTTTCGGCCGACCTCACCGTGCTCGCCGATCCAACACTTGCCATGCTGACGGTGGCACTCGTCGTCATCGCCAGCGTCGGCAAGTTCAGCGGCGCGTTCATCGGCGGAAGGTTCGCCCGCATGTCGTTCAAGGAAGCAACCGCCGTCGGCAGCGCGATGAATGCGCGTGGCTCGACAGAAGTCATCGTCGCCAGTATCGGCCTGTCGATGAACATACTGTCGCACAATCTGTTCACCATGATCGTCACCACGGCTGTCATCACCACGCTGGCCATGCCGCCGATGCTGCGCTGGGCGCTTGGCCGGCTGCCGGTTAGCGAGGACGAGAAGCAGCGCGTCGATCGCGAGGCGCTTGACGAACACGGTTTCGTCTCCAAGCTGGAGCGGCTGCTGGTACTGGTCGATGACAGCAAGATCGGCAAGTTCACGGCCTCTCTCGCTGGGTTGGTCGGCGGCGGCAGCGGTATGCCTACCACCCTGCTTCATCTGAAAGACGGCCGGGTCGACCGACCGACCGACGCAACAGGAGCGGAGCGCGCTCTGAAGGAAATCGAAAAGGGTGCGCAGAAAAGCGCCGAAGCCGTGAAACGGACCGAAGACACGCTGGTCGACAAGGTGCATCTGACCGCGCGCACCGAATCCCAGGCCACCGGCGAGATCATCGCCGAAGAGGCGCGCAAGGGCTACGGCTTGCTGTTGGTCGGTCTCGACAATGTTCTGACGGAAAAGGGCTCGTTCACGCCGGCACTCAACGACATCACCCGTGGGTTTGACGGTCCGCTTTGCCTGGTGCTGAACCGCAGCGGGGGCGCCGACAAGATGCCGACGTTCAAAGCCGGCACCAGCATTCTGGTTCCTGTCAACGGTACGGAAGTGGCGCGTCGCGCCGCTGCTAGTGGGTGGAGTGGCTTTGACAAATTTGTTGGATGA
- a CDS encoding cation:proton antiporter — protein sequence MNSQASTRSIVKMLLVCALGLVVATANWAAEAATAGVKASGMGGSAEGTFVAEIVLLLLVGRGLGEVMQRYGQPAIMGQLIGSILLGPSLFGWLWPSAQHLIFSSDPAQKGMIDAVSQLGILMLLLLTGMETDLRLVRRVGAACFSISVTGVVIPFICGFALAQFLPDSLLPDPTQRVVAGLFLGTAMSISSVKIVAMVVREMNFMRRNLGQVIISSAIIEDTIGWLIIAVTFGIATNGRLELVPLVTTVAEVALFMVFSFTLGRRLVFTLIRWSNDVFRSEYAVITAILIIMGVMALITNLIGVLRC from the coding sequence ATGAATTCCCAGGCGTCGACACGGTCAATCGTCAAGATGCTGTTGGTTTGTGCGCTCGGCCTTGTCGTGGCGACCGCTAACTGGGCTGCGGAAGCGGCCACCGCCGGCGTCAAGGCGTCTGGCATGGGTGGCTCGGCCGAAGGCACTTTCGTCGCGGAAATCGTTCTCCTGCTGCTGGTCGGGCGTGGCCTGGGCGAAGTGATGCAGCGCTATGGCCAGCCGGCGATCATGGGCCAGCTGATCGGCAGCATCCTGCTCGGTCCCTCGCTGTTCGGCTGGCTGTGGCCATCGGCGCAGCATCTGATCTTTTCAAGCGACCCTGCACAGAAGGGTATGATCGATGCCGTCTCGCAGCTCGGCATCCTCATGCTGCTTCTGCTGACCGGCATGGAAACGGATCTGCGGCTGGTGCGCCGGGTTGGCGCTGCCTGTTTTTCCATCTCTGTCACCGGTGTCGTCATTCCGTTCATCTGCGGCTTCGCGCTGGCACAGTTCCTGCCGGACAGTTTGCTGCCCGACCCGACGCAACGCGTCGTCGCCGGCCTGTTCCTCGGCACCGCAATGTCGATCTCGTCGGTCAAGATCGTCGCCATGGTGGTGCGCGAGATGAACTTCATGCGCCGCAACCTCGGCCAGGTGATCATTTCCTCGGCGATCATCGAGGACACGATCGGCTGGCTGATTATCGCCGTAACCTTCGGCATCGCCACCAATGGCAGACTGGAGTTGGTGCCTCTGGTGACCACCGTCGCCGAAGTGGCGCTATTCATGGTGTTCTCCTTCACCCTCGGCCGCCGCCTGGTGTTCACCTTGATCCGTTGGAGCAACGATGTCTTCCGCAGCGAATATGCGGTGATCACCGCGATCCTGATCATCATGGGGGTGATGGCGCTGATCACCAATCTGATCGGGGTCCTACGGTGCTAG
- a CDS encoding BBE domain-containing protein, whose translation MMEDEGEARLKATFGDNFSRLATQKRKYDPQNLFRVNHNIPPAM comes from the coding sequence ATGATGGAAGATGAGGGAGAAGCGCGCCTCAAGGCGACGTTCGGTGACAACTTTTCGCGGCTCGCCACCCAGAAGCGGAAATACGACCCCCAGAACCTCTTCCGGGTCAATCACAATATCCCACCGGCGATGTAG
- a CDS encoding Tn3 family transposase, whose amino-acid sequence MGRRRLVSSKEAAILLGIATDEDSLIRHFTLDPADRLECELRRRPQNKLGFAVQLCTMRQTGRLLWDNEQPPAAVINYLADQLGIDARLYAFYAHRIQTRFDHSRSLMAYLGLRTASRDDRRAALVAAIDAAANGDHGLPIATAVIAEFRKRNALLPSLHSIEKIGLGGRAIARRRAEKELIEGISPDRLASLDRLLEVDPALGQTRFHWLRSAPEAPGASNLVGLTERIAFLRNLEIDAKLQMRISSGRWDQMIREGNATPAWLANDFNASRRHALIVAQIIKLGQKLTDDAVSMFIKLIGRLFSQANNRKKQRHMDCRPDTAKALRMFLDTITALQSANDYGRNALEVLDQEVGWHRLLRMKPELGSMVEDNEASPLTLAAEQYATVNKYAGAFLQAFTFRSARRHDPLLAAISLLKRLYAEKRRSLPDRVPVTHLSQADRRLILGQDKPDRRLYEIATLAALRDRLRSADIWVDGSRSFRPIDEHLMPRSTFTTMKEEDRLGLGVQGDGAQWLAEARQMLDFNLKRLARRARSGKLEGVRLEAGTLIVTPTAGEVPAAAEELNAEISELYPLVEVPDLLRDVHEWTGFADCFTHVRTGDTPRNVSAMLAGVLADATNLGPKRMASASKGISAHQIGWMRTFHARSETYRAAQACITDAHTRHPHSRLWGNGTTSSSDGQFFRASDRAAKRGDINLHYGSEPGSKFYSHLSDQDGYFSILPISPTESEAAYVLDGLFDQDTVLEIQEHFTDTGGASDHVFGLFALIGKRFAPRLRNLKDRKFHTFEKGDAYPALSNHIGAPINTTLILDHWDDLLHLAASITTRSVVPSTILKKLSASPKESQLARALRELGRIERSLFMIEWYSSPILRRRCQAGLNKGEAAHKLKRAVFFHERGEIRDRSFESQAFRASGLNLVVSAILHWNTVYIERAVTHLRKMHREIPDHLLKHVSPLSWEHINLTGIYTWDAEHQMPEGFRSLRLPARLRHAA is encoded by the coding sequence GTGGGTAGAAGACGGCTTGTCAGTTCAAAGGAAGCGGCGATACTGCTGGGCATAGCGACGGACGAGGATAGTCTGATCCGTCACTTTACTCTGGACCCGGCAGATAGATTGGAATGCGAACTCCGCCGGCGACCGCAGAACAAGCTGGGCTTCGCCGTTCAACTCTGCACGATGCGACAAACAGGGCGGCTCTTGTGGGACAACGAGCAGCCACCTGCGGCTGTGATCAACTATCTTGCGGATCAGCTCGGTATCGACGCGCGCCTCTACGCCTTCTATGCGCATCGAATACAGACGCGTTTCGATCACAGCCGATCGTTGATGGCTTACCTCGGTCTCCGGACTGCATCTAGAGACGATCGCCGCGCCGCACTTGTGGCTGCAATCGATGCGGCGGCCAACGGCGATCACGGGTTGCCGATCGCGACAGCAGTCATTGCCGAGTTCCGGAAACGAAACGCACTCCTGCCTTCGCTGCATTCCATCGAGAAGATCGGCCTCGGCGGTCGCGCGATAGCTCGCCGACGGGCTGAGAAAGAACTTATCGAGGGTATCTCGCCTGATCGGCTTGCGTCATTGGACAGGTTGTTGGAGGTTGACCCGGCCCTCGGCCAGACGCGCTTTCATTGGCTGCGCTCGGCGCCAGAAGCGCCAGGTGCGTCAAACCTAGTCGGGCTGACAGAACGCATTGCCTTCCTGCGCAACCTGGAAATCGACGCGAAATTGCAGATGCGCATATCATCTGGACGGTGGGATCAGATGATCCGTGAGGGCAACGCCACACCGGCATGGCTGGCCAACGACTTCAATGCCAGCCGTCGACACGCGCTGATCGTGGCGCAGATTATCAAGCTCGGCCAGAAGCTCACTGACGATGCGGTGTCGATGTTCATCAAGCTGATAGGCCGGCTGTTCTCGCAAGCCAATAACCGCAAGAAGCAGCGGCACATGGACTGCAGGCCGGATACGGCCAAAGCGCTACGCATGTTCCTGGACACGATCACAGCCCTGCAGTCCGCGAACGATTATGGCCGCAACGCATTGGAGGTTCTCGATCAGGAAGTTGGATGGCACCGGTTGCTTCGGATGAAGCCTGAGCTTGGGTCGATGGTCGAGGACAACGAGGCGTCGCCTTTGACCTTGGCGGCCGAGCAATATGCGACCGTCAACAAGTACGCCGGTGCGTTCCTGCAGGCGTTCACATTCCGCTCAGCGCGCCGCCATGATCCCCTTCTTGCGGCGATTTCGCTGCTGAAACGGCTCTATGCCGAGAAGCGGCGGAGCCTTCCGGATCGCGTCCCGGTCACCCACCTCAGCCAAGCTGATCGACGGCTAATTCTCGGGCAGGACAAGCCCGATCGCCGTCTCTATGAGATTGCAACGCTCGCGGCTCTGCGAGACCGGCTTAGATCTGCGGACATTTGGGTCGATGGCAGCCGATCCTTCCGACCGATCGACGAGCACCTGATGCCGCGGTCAACGTTCACCACCATGAAGGAGGAGGACCGCCTCGGGCTGGGCGTCCAAGGTGACGGCGCGCAGTGGCTTGCCGAAGCGCGTCAGATGCTCGACTTCAACCTGAAGCGCCTCGCGCGCAGAGCACGGTCCGGAAAGCTCGAAGGTGTTCGTCTTGAAGCCGGCACGTTGATCGTGACGCCAACGGCTGGCGAGGTTCCGGCGGCGGCCGAGGAACTGAACGCCGAGATCAGCGAGCTTTATCCGTTGGTCGAGGTGCCGGACCTTCTGCGGGATGTGCACGAATGGACCGGCTTTGCGGACTGCTTCACGCATGTTCGCACGGGTGACACTCCGAGGAATGTCTCGGCCATGCTGGCCGGCGTGCTGGCCGATGCGACCAACCTCGGTCCGAAGCGAATGGCGAGCGCGTCCAAAGGAATCAGCGCTCACCAGATCGGCTGGATGCGCACGTTCCACGCTCGGTCGGAGACCTATCGCGCGGCGCAAGCATGTATCACCGATGCACACACCCGCCATCCGCATTCTCGACTGTGGGGCAACGGAACAACCTCATCGTCCGATGGCCAATTCTTCCGCGCGAGCGATCGAGCCGCAAAGCGCGGCGACATCAATTTGCATTACGGCAGCGAACCCGGATCGAAATTCTACAGCCATCTTTCCGATCAGGATGGCTACTTCAGCATTCTGCCCATCAGCCCGACCGAAAGCGAGGCGGCCTACGTGCTCGATGGGCTATTCGATCAGGACACGGTCCTCGAGATCCAGGAACACTTTACCGATACGGGCGGCGCGAGCGATCACGTCTTTGGGCTATTCGCCCTGATCGGCAAGCGGTTCGCACCGCGACTGCGCAATCTCAAAGATCGGAAGTTCCACACATTCGAGAAAGGCGACGCATATCCGGCGCTGTCGAACCACATCGGGGCGCCGATCAACACCACTTTGATTCTCGACCATTGGGACGATCTGCTCCATCTGGCGGCGTCGATCACGACGCGATCCGTGGTGCCGTCTACGATCCTGAAGAAGCTGTCCGCATCTCCGAAGGAAAGCCAGCTCGCAAGGGCGCTACGGGAACTCGGTCGGATCGAGCGATCGCTGTTCATGATCGAATGGTACTCAAGTCCGATATTGCGTCGGCGCTGCCAAGCCGGCCTCAACAAGGGCGAAGCTGCGCATAAACTGAAGCGCGCTGTCTTCTTCCACGAGCGCGGCGAAATCCGCGACCGATCATTCGAAAGCCAGGCGTTCCGCGCCTCCGGCCTCAATCTCGTCGTTAGCGCGATCCTGCATTGGAATACGGTCTATATCGAACGGGCCGTCACCCACTTGCGCAAAATGCACCGCGAGATTCCGGATCATCTGCTCAAGCACGTCTCGCCGCTGAGCTGGGAACACATCAATCTGACCGGCATCTACACCTGGGATGCAGAACATCAGATGCCTGAAGGCTTCCGGTCGCTCAGACTTCCGGCTCGGTTACGCCACGCCGCATGA
- a CDS encoding ferredoxin reductase, which yields MNQIFQMRPAGKDSTAISLALEVTARRTVGEGIEEFRLQRVGGASLPSWRPGAHVELILPLGDGSQGRCYSLLGDPEDATEWRIAVLKQTGGRGGSVWMHDNALSGVVLPAVGPRHAFSLQDAEGYLFVAGGIGITPLLPMIAAVAKSGKPWELIYLARHESRFAYADALRAYQTGHVLFHVATEQIFDLGVGTRTVPSDTLRSNGA from the coding sequence ATGAATCAGATTTTTCAAATGCGACCGGCAGGCAAGGACTCAACCGCCATCTCGCTGGCACTTGAGGTGACCGCACGACGCACCGTCGGCGAAGGCATCGAGGAGTTCCGCTTGCAAAGGGTCGGGGGCGCTTCCTTGCCGTCCTGGCGCCCTGGGGCGCATGTCGAATTGATCTTGCCGCTGGGTGACGGATCGCAGGGGCGCTGCTATTCGCTCCTTGGCGATCCTGAAGACGCAACAGAGTGGCGAATTGCTGTCCTCAAACAAACCGGGGGGCGCGGCGGTTCTGTCTGGATGCACGATAACGCACTGTCTGGCGTTGTATTGCCTGCCGTCGGACCGCGTCACGCCTTCAGCCTACAAGATGCTGAGGGCTATCTCTTCGTTGCTGGCGGTATTGGCATCACACCGCTCCTGCCGATGATCGCTGCGGTTGCCAAGAGTGGCAAACCTTGGGAACTCATCTACCTGGCGCGCCATGAATCGCGCTTTGCTTATGCTGACGCCTTGCGTGCCTACCAGACCGGCCACGTGTTGTTCCATGTCGCGACCGAGCAAATTTTCGACCTCGGGGTCGGAACAAGAACTGTTCCCAGCGACACGCTAAGGTCGAACGGAGCATGA
- a CDS encoding RHO alpha subunit C-terminal catalytic domain-containing protein: MNYITILPNLLIVTMPDKVKYFMWLPLGPQKSSLGVSWLFPQSTRDGEKFTEIAAMEKSDLGPVLEEDLFAWSRTQAGLRSRALRRGAVCLPKSR; encoded by the coding sequence ATGAACTACATAACCATTCTTCCCAACCTATTGATTGTCACAATGCCAGACAAAGTTAAGTATTTCATGTGGCTTCCACTTGGACCGCAGAAATCGTCGCTCGGCGTTTCCTGGTTGTTCCCCCAATCTACCCGCGACGGCGAGAAATTTACGGAGATCGCCGCGATGGAGAAGAGCGATCTTGGTCCAGTGCTGGAGGAGGACCTTTTCGCCTGGAGTCGGACTCAGGCGGGCTTGCGCTCGCGCGCTTTGCGGCGCGGCGCCGTTTGTCTCCCAAAGAGCAGGTGA
- a CDS encoding aromatic ring-hydroxylating oxygenase subunit alpha, translating to MLDKNTSLATNCPIPLFEFELPNGAAVPSHSLPADCFVSSEFYNFEFKAVWEKEWFCIGRATDIPKPGDFFTVTVGNEPLFAVRHGSGAVHVMTNVCQHRSMLLLEGHGNVRRIRCPLHSWVYDLEGHLLSAPALNDVEDFDKNGVCLPRIRSEVWEGFIFITFNESLAPIGDRLAHLSKQLVNFRISELSAATSLEMMPYEWDWKIYGDECYHCTHLHSGTWCDFYPTPESCIDEATPFSDPGRGIVAYELNSAVLDGAPTRTGKALHPLLPDLTERRNGHE from the coding sequence ATGCTCGATAAAAATACATCGCTCGCGACCAATTGCCCTATCCCCTTGTTCGAATTCGAGTTGCCGAACGGGGCTGCGGTGCCCTCCCATTCATTGCCCGCCGACTGTTTTGTCTCGAGCGAATTCTACAATTTCGAGTTCAAGGCTGTCTGGGAAAAGGAATGGTTCTGCATCGGTCGTGCGACGGACATTCCGAAGCCTGGCGATTTTTTCACCGTAACCGTAGGCAACGAACCGCTGTTCGCTGTTCGGCATGGTTCGGGCGCCGTTCATGTGATGACCAACGTTTGCCAGCATCGAAGCATGCTTTTGCTGGAGGGGCATGGCAACGTCAGGCGCATCAGGTGTCCTCTTCATTCCTGGGTTTATGATCTGGAAGGTCATCTCCTCTCTGCCCCAGCGCTTAATGACGTCGAGGATTTCGACAAGAATGGAGTTTGCCTGCCGCGGATCAGGAGTGAAGTCTGGGAAGGTTTCATTTTCATCACCTTCAACGAGTCCTTGGCGCCAATTGGCGATCGTCTCGCTCACCTCTCCAAGCAGCTTGTGAACTTTCGCATCTCGGAGCTTTCTGCAGCAACATCGCTTGAGATGATGCCCTATGAATGGGATTGGAAGATCTACGGCGACGAATGCTATCACTGCACACATTTGCATAGCGGTACCTGGTGCGATTTCTATCCAACGCCTGAAAGCTGCATAGATGAGGCTACGCCCTTTTCCGATCCGGGACGTGGCATTGTCGCCTATGAGTTGAACAGCGCGGTGCTCGATGGAGCACCGACTCGCACCGGCAAGGCCCTGCATCCGCTTCTGCCGGATCTTACAGAGAGGCGGAACGGTCACGAATGA